The proteins below are encoded in one region of Sminthopsis crassicaudata isolate SCR6 chromosome 1, ASM4859323v1, whole genome shotgun sequence:
- the LOC141552162 gene encoding LOW QUALITY PROTEIN: vomeronasal type-2 receptor 116-like (The sequence of the model RefSeq protein was modified relative to this genomic sequence to represent the inferred CDS: substituted 1 base at 1 genomic stop codon), with product MDFLPFQLHSYLKNTQFKNRVVFVDENRRPEAQYAIMKYVFFPNETDLLLHVGDFIPEAPLNQDFTICADAIVWDKWGSEIPSGVCSDRCQAGFRKSPLEGKAACCFNCSPCSEGEISSQMDAEQCMKCTEDKYPNEQRDRCLPKLVTFLDVKETWGMALTFLAILFSLLTALILCIFVKFQDTPIVKANNRNLSYTLLTSLIFCFLCSLLFIGHPTTATCLLQQTIFAIVFTVAVSSILAKTIIVVLAFRVTGPGSRMRIFLHPRVSYCVVLICSGIQVLFCAIWLGTSPPFPEADTHSESGHILRCNEGSAFAFYCVLGYMSFLALGSFTIAFLARNLPDAFNEAKFITFSMLVFXSLWVSFLPTYQSTKGKAMVIVEIFSILASSAGLLGCIFIPKCYVILLMSEENTSKHIKNHRCT from the exons atggattttcttccctttcagcTGCACTCCTACCTGAAGAACACCCAGTTTAAGAACAGAGTGGTGTTTGTGGATGAGAATAGACGCCCTGAGGCTCAGTATGCCATTATGAAGTATGTGTTCTTTCCTAATGAAACTGATCTTCTTCTGCATGTGGGAGACTTTATCCCAGAGGCTCCACTTAATCAAGATTTTACAATTTGTGCAGATGCCATAGTGTGGGACAAGTGGGGTTCAGAG ATTCCCTCTGGAGTATGCAGTGACCGTTGTCAGGCTGGATTCAGGAAATCCCCTTTGGAGGGGAAGGCTGCCTGCTGCTTCAACTGTTCCCCATGCTCAGAAGGGGAGATCTCCAGTCAGATGG ATGCAGAGCAATGTATGAAATGCACAGAGGATAAATATCCCAATGAGCAGAGAGATCGCTGCCTTCCCAAGCTTGTGACCTTCCTGGATGTGAAAGAAACATGGGGGATGGCATTGACCTTTTTAGCTATTTTGTTCTCATTACTGACAGCTCTGATTCTGTGCATCTTTGTGAAATTCCAGGACACACCCATAGTCAAGGCTAATAACCGGAATCTCAGCTACACTCTCCTTACCTCCCTTATCTTCTGCTTCCTCTGCTCCTTGCTCTTCATAGGCCATCCTACCACTGCTACCTGTCTTCTCCAACAAACAATATTTGCAATTGTGTTCACAGTGGCTGTTTCCTCCATTTTGGCTAAAACCATCATAGTGGTTCTGGCTTTCAGGGTTACAGGGCCAGGGAGTAGGATGCGGATATTCCTTCATCCTAGAGTGTCCTACTGTGTTGTTCTCATCTGCTCTGGAATTCAAGTGCTTTTCTGTGCCATCTGGTTGGGGACGTCTCCCCCCTTTCCAGAAGCAGACACACACTCTGAATCTGGCCATATCCTTAGATGTAACGAGGGCTCTGCCTTTGCATTTTACTGTGTCTTGGGCTACATGAGCTTTCTGGCCCTGGGCAGCTTCACCATAGCCTTCCTGGCCAGGAACCTGCCAGATGCCTTCAATGaagccaagttcatcactttCAGCATGCTGGTGTTTTGAAGTCTCTGGGTCTCTTTCCTCCCCACGTATCAGAGCACCAAAGGGAAGGCCATGGTGATTGTGGAGATCTTCTCCATCTTGGCCTCCAGTGCTGGGTTACTGGGCTGCATTTTTATTCCCAAATGCTATGTGATCCTCCTAATGTCAGAAGAAAATACTTCTAAACACATCAAGAATCACAGGTGTACCTAA